In Vigna angularis cultivar LongXiaoDou No.4 chromosome 8, ASM1680809v1, whole genome shotgun sequence, one DNA window encodes the following:
- the LOC108319346 gene encoding uncharacterized protein LOC108319346 isoform X1, which produces MTDIELEALSAMAALSHPFSSRKIINCLEHDDMNSRVFDCAPAFVEKRRSGNQADAPERSRNRAQCEVVSILYGENAFVYDGVAVEEPENLPSSIGSNYEWASRDVSRFPSIFDSRAVLLNWANDNCILRNLSYGSCVKLVACGENERVFYGKENSKDDFFYVYSYLFYDMYLRFPLNVFQMDVLKTLNVAPTQLHPNSWGYIQAFAVMCQALALNPTVALFLYFFRTRPIEKRGWVSLITEPGDPILELYAQSFRGFKTQFFRVSITESGRSFFFNEDSSSKFPLYWTQNPRKLTSWPKEDMTDIELEALSVIAALPRPFSSRKIISCLEHDDMNSRVLAVMGKKASLDWFAAAHAKKNKGGSSILTTVKNPIHVDDERPPPERPLSRKRKIITGGDSKASDKNKGGTSALRTIKNPIHDDDESPPSPERPLSRKRKAVTGGDPKASDKGKSIGGVVDPHADRDIPNGMWDVAFNLGHKIEFNFDLAEQKVMEKTSEQKMADDCLEFTCRAAAAAWNLAYASNRGNLVTVLERLKIEHAKCEQQRKESEEMIVKGREITENLQKASVEMKKVNERLVADLEFSRKENEQLKKSLTILTAEREALRQTITENQELQDEMTDAIILEHTRGFKKALRQVSYILNVCTEGVNFDIRKDVYQGEWVPIDVIPAGSFPDDEPAGTPTEAMATEEAARIETPEGNSGVPAVEDAPVLDLV; this is translated from the exons ATTGTGCCCCAGCATTTGTTGAGAAAAGGCGGAGTGGCAACCAGGCTGACGCACCAGAGCGTTCTCGGAATAGGGCTCAGTGTGAGGTTGTCTCCATACTTTATGGTGAAAACGCCTTTGTCTATGATGGTGTTGCGGTGGAGGAGCCCGAAAATCTTCCTTCCTCTATCGGGAGTAACTATGAATGGGCCTCTCGAGATGTAAGTAGATTCCCTAGTATTTTCGATAGTAGGGCTGTGTTATTGAATTGGGCAAACGATAATTGTATTCTTAGAAATCTCAGCTATGGCTCCTGTGTTAAATTAGTTGCCTGTGGGGAAAACGAGAGAGTCTTCTATGGTAAAGAGAATTCTAAAGACGATTTCTTCTATGTTTACTCTTATCTGTTCTACGATATGTACCTTAGGTTTCCTCTAAATGTTTTTCAAATGGATGTCCTGAAGACTCTGAATGTCGCTCCCACACAGCTACATCCAAATAGCTGGGGGTATATACAGGCGTTCGCGGTTATGTGCCAAGCCTTGGCCCTTAATCCCACGGTTGCcctgtttctttatttttttaggacCCGGCCGATCGAAAAGAGGGGTTGGGTTTCTCTAATTACTGAGCCTGGGGACCCAATTTTGGAATTATACGCCCAATCCTTTAGAGGTTTCAAAACCCAGTTTTTTAGAGTGTCTATCACTGAATCAGGTCGCTCGTTCTTTTTTAACGAGGATAGTAGCTCCAAGTTTCCCTTGTACTGGACCCAGAACCCTAGGAAGCTTACCTCTTGGCCGAAAGAAGATATGACTGATATCGAGTTGGAGGCTCTGAGTGTTATAGCTGCGTTGCCTCGCCCCTTTTCCTCCAGAAAGATTATCAGCTGCCTCGAGCATGACGATATGAACTCGAGGGTATTGG CTGTTATGGGTAAAAAAGCTTCTCTTGACTGGTTTGCCGCTGCTCATGCCAAGAAGAATAAAGGGGGATCCTCGATCCTGACGACTGTCAAGAATCCTATTCATGTTGATGACGAGCGGCCACCTCCCGAACGGCCGCTTTCAAGAAAACGAAAGATTATCACCGGTGGAGATTCGAAAGCTTCCGATAAGAATAAAGGGGGAACCTCAGCCTTGAGGACTATCAAGAATCCTATCCATGACGATGATGAATCGCCACCTTCTCCCGAACGGCCGCTTTCAAGGAAACGAAAGGCTGTCACCGGTGGAGATCCGAAAGCTTCCGATAAGGGGAAGAGTATTGGAGGGGTGGTCGACCCGCATGCCGATCGCGACATTCCGAACGGCATGTGGGATGTGGCCTTTAATCTTGGCCATAAGATCGAGTTCAACTTTGATTTGGCTGAGCAGAAAGTCATGGAAAAGACTTCTGAGCAAAAAATGGCAGATGACTGCTTAGAATTCACATGTCGGGCGGCGGCGGCTGCCTGGAACTTAGCGTATGCCTCCAACCGAGGTAACTTGGTCACCGTGCTTGAGCGTCTAAAAATCGAACACGCTAAGTGTGAGCAACAGCGGAAGGAATCCGAGGAGATGATAGTGAAGGGTCGGGAGATAACGGAAAATCTGCAGAAGGCTAGCGTTGAAATGAAAAAGGTCAACGAACGGCTTGTAGCTGATCTGGAATTTTCAAGGAAAGAGAATGAGCAGTTGAAGAAAAGCTTGACAATTTTGACTGCCGAGAGGGAGGCCTTGCGCCAGACCATTACTGAAAACCAGGAGTTGCAGGATGAGATGACTGATGCTATCATCCTGGAACATACCAGGGGCTTTAAGAAGGCGCTAAGGCAAGTGTCCTATATTTTGAATGTCTGTACTGAAGGAGTCAACTTCGACATTCGGAAGGACGTTTACCAAGGAGAGTGGGTTCCGATAGACGTCATTCCTGCCGGGTCATTTCCAGATGACGAGCCTGCAGGGACGCCCACCGAGGCAATGGCAACAGAGGAAGCTGCTCGAATCGAGACACCCGAGGGGAATTCAGGGGTTCCTGCTGTCGAGGATGCCCCCGTCTTAGACCTTGTATAG
- the LOC108319346 gene encoding uncharacterized protein LOC108319346 isoform X2 has product MTDIELEALSAMAALSHPFSSRKIINCLEHDDMNSRVFGRSFFFNEDSSSKFPLYWTQNPRKLTSWPKEDMTDIELEALSVIAALPRPFSSRKIISCLEHDDMNSRVLAVMGKKASLDWFAAAHAKKNKGGSSILTTVKNPIHVDDERPPPERPLSRKRKIITGGDSKASDKNKGGTSALRTIKNPIHDDDESPPSPERPLSRKRKAVTGGDPKASDKGKSIGGVVDPHADRDIPNGMWDVAFNLGHKIEFNFDLAEQKVMEKTSEQKMADDCLEFTCRAAAAAWNLAYASNRGNLVTVLERLKIEHAKCEQQRKESEEMIVKGREITENLQKASVEMKKVNERLVADLEFSRKENEQLKKSLTILTAEREALRQTITENQELQDEMTDAIILEHTRGFKKALRQVSYILNVCTEGVNFDIRKDVYQGEWVPIDVIPAGSFPDDEPAGTPTEAMATEEAARIETPEGNSGVPAVEDAPVLDLV; this is encoded by the exons GTCGCTCGTTCTTTTTTAACGAGGATAGTAGCTCCAAGTTTCCCTTGTACTGGACCCAGAACCCTAGGAAGCTTACCTCTTGGCCGAAAGAAGATATGACTGATATCGAGTTGGAGGCTCTGAGTGTTATAGCTGCGTTGCCTCGCCCCTTTTCCTCCAGAAAGATTATCAGCTGCCTCGAGCATGACGATATGAACTCGAGGGTATTGG CTGTTATGGGTAAAAAAGCTTCTCTTGACTGGTTTGCCGCTGCTCATGCCAAGAAGAATAAAGGGGGATCCTCGATCCTGACGACTGTCAAGAATCCTATTCATGTTGATGACGAGCGGCCACCTCCCGAACGGCCGCTTTCAAGAAAACGAAAGATTATCACCGGTGGAGATTCGAAAGCTTCCGATAAGAATAAAGGGGGAACCTCAGCCTTGAGGACTATCAAGAATCCTATCCATGACGATGATGAATCGCCACCTTCTCCCGAACGGCCGCTTTCAAGGAAACGAAAGGCTGTCACCGGTGGAGATCCGAAAGCTTCCGATAAGGGGAAGAGTATTGGAGGGGTGGTCGACCCGCATGCCGATCGCGACATTCCGAACGGCATGTGGGATGTGGCCTTTAATCTTGGCCATAAGATCGAGTTCAACTTTGATTTGGCTGAGCAGAAAGTCATGGAAAAGACTTCTGAGCAAAAAATGGCAGATGACTGCTTAGAATTCACATGTCGGGCGGCGGCGGCTGCCTGGAACTTAGCGTATGCCTCCAACCGAGGTAACTTGGTCACCGTGCTTGAGCGTCTAAAAATCGAACACGCTAAGTGTGAGCAACAGCGGAAGGAATCCGAGGAGATGATAGTGAAGGGTCGGGAGATAACGGAAAATCTGCAGAAGGCTAGCGTTGAAATGAAAAAGGTCAACGAACGGCTTGTAGCTGATCTGGAATTTTCAAGGAAAGAGAATGAGCAGTTGAAGAAAAGCTTGACAATTTTGACTGCCGAGAGGGAGGCCTTGCGCCAGACCATTACTGAAAACCAGGAGTTGCAGGATGAGATGACTGATGCTATCATCCTGGAACATACCAGGGGCTTTAAGAAGGCGCTAAGGCAAGTGTCCTATATTTTGAATGTCTGTACTGAAGGAGTCAACTTCGACATTCGGAAGGACGTTTACCAAGGAGAGTGGGTTCCGATAGACGTCATTCCTGCCGGGTCATTTCCAGATGACGAGCCTGCAGGGACGCCCACCGAGGCAATGGCAACAGAGGAAGCTGCTCGAATCGAGACACCCGAGGGGAATTCAGGGGTTCCTGCTGTCGAGGATGCCCCCGTCTTAGACCTTGTATAG
- the LOC108319346 gene encoding uncharacterized protein LOC108319346 isoform X3: MGLSRCRSFFFNEDSSSKFPLYWTQNPRKLTSWPKEDMTDIELEALSVIAALPRPFSSRKIISCLEHDDMNSRVLAVMGKKASLDWFAAAHAKKNKGGSSILTTVKNPIHVDDERPPPERPLSRKRKIITGGDSKASDKNKGGTSALRTIKNPIHDDDESPPSPERPLSRKRKAVTGGDPKASDKGKSIGGVVDPHADRDIPNGMWDVAFNLGHKIEFNFDLAEQKVMEKTSEQKMADDCLEFTCRAAAAAWNLAYASNRGNLVTVLERLKIEHAKCEQQRKESEEMIVKGREITENLQKASVEMKKVNERLVADLEFSRKENEQLKKSLTILTAEREALRQTITENQELQDEMTDAIILEHTRGFKKALRQVSYILNVCTEGVNFDIRKDVYQGEWVPIDVIPAGSFPDDEPAGTPTEAMATEEAARIETPEGNSGVPAVEDAPVLDLV, encoded by the exons ATGGGCCTCTCGAGAT GTCGCTCGTTCTTTTTTAACGAGGATAGTAGCTCCAAGTTTCCCTTGTACTGGACCCAGAACCCTAGGAAGCTTACCTCTTGGCCGAAAGAAGATATGACTGATATCGAGTTGGAGGCTCTGAGTGTTATAGCTGCGTTGCCTCGCCCCTTTTCCTCCAGAAAGATTATCAGCTGCCTCGAGCATGACGATATGAACTCGAGGGTATTGG CTGTTATGGGTAAAAAAGCTTCTCTTGACTGGTTTGCCGCTGCTCATGCCAAGAAGAATAAAGGGGGATCCTCGATCCTGACGACTGTCAAGAATCCTATTCATGTTGATGACGAGCGGCCACCTCCCGAACGGCCGCTTTCAAGAAAACGAAAGATTATCACCGGTGGAGATTCGAAAGCTTCCGATAAGAATAAAGGGGGAACCTCAGCCTTGAGGACTATCAAGAATCCTATCCATGACGATGATGAATCGCCACCTTCTCCCGAACGGCCGCTTTCAAGGAAACGAAAGGCTGTCACCGGTGGAGATCCGAAAGCTTCCGATAAGGGGAAGAGTATTGGAGGGGTGGTCGACCCGCATGCCGATCGCGACATTCCGAACGGCATGTGGGATGTGGCCTTTAATCTTGGCCATAAGATCGAGTTCAACTTTGATTTGGCTGAGCAGAAAGTCATGGAAAAGACTTCTGAGCAAAAAATGGCAGATGACTGCTTAGAATTCACATGTCGGGCGGCGGCGGCTGCCTGGAACTTAGCGTATGCCTCCAACCGAGGTAACTTGGTCACCGTGCTTGAGCGTCTAAAAATCGAACACGCTAAGTGTGAGCAACAGCGGAAGGAATCCGAGGAGATGATAGTGAAGGGTCGGGAGATAACGGAAAATCTGCAGAAGGCTAGCGTTGAAATGAAAAAGGTCAACGAACGGCTTGTAGCTGATCTGGAATTTTCAAGGAAAGAGAATGAGCAGTTGAAGAAAAGCTTGACAATTTTGACTGCCGAGAGGGAGGCCTTGCGCCAGACCATTACTGAAAACCAGGAGTTGCAGGATGAGATGACTGATGCTATCATCCTGGAACATACCAGGGGCTTTAAGAAGGCGCTAAGGCAAGTGTCCTATATTTTGAATGTCTGTACTGAAGGAGTCAACTTCGACATTCGGAAGGACGTTTACCAAGGAGAGTGGGTTCCGATAGACGTCATTCCTGCCGGGTCATTTCCAGATGACGAGCCTGCAGGGACGCCCACCGAGGCAATGGCAACAGAGGAAGCTGCTCGAATCGAGACACCCGAGGGGAATTCAGGGGTTCCTGCTGTCGAGGATGCCCCCGTCTTAGACCTTGTATAG